The Cheilinus undulatus linkage group 2, ASM1832078v1, whole genome shotgun sequence genome has a window encoding:
- the si:ch211-195m9.3 gene encoding uncharacterized protein si:ch211-195m9.3 isoform X1 translates to MTSLTIVLVWLTCAPIESNQETYGFKKDCHRKTCLDTEYDTREAVCCENRLHPGPGLLCCGKFPFNPAEATCCKVEQGNKVTAHVTQGLSQSVSSCCGLKAYDSLNEICCQLTVSEKPAANAQCCGKAPYDEDTQLCCGPQDKEIMLRKNSSYHVCCGQDQYDKERECCCWVNDSFDIQPSGSSCCVETSGQAVPALCGDKSYNTLNELCCGSSVVTKTTPETQCCGKGTFEKDKQLCCGLDEIILEKISHHHECCGHDQYNTLTECCCWLDDSLQKQPINSECCKEELGLLPEKPGTQLDCTQAHAALNGSSCFNLTDYICCKRQQIELPLSTADPGNAAPSVPGPDTHVSCAEWKPSYQCCSGTPSSLAQHQSCSQTLFTDRENAENFSDTCGPIHPAKGTTCCSRFHGSPGQHCCGTEVYQPHNEICCSGQRHRRQDNWHCCGVHSYNIMNRRIKCCGGTVYILASDRSAEKAQCCGSILLKPSDVCCSSEHKEVLYSAKTGFRCCGHLYYNTSLWSCSAEKTNKQKQGQHERRLIKGCTFVSLVNLNEYNLCEEINVGIVDSVSLHSIVFSSVVIISGRNSAARPLPSTHIMRTPDHCSFPKLIPGQTYFFNHTDIFTDFYHDSLLKSLHFIFSKCHHP, encoded by the exons AATCCAACCAGGAAACCTATGGATTCAAAAAAGACTGTCACAG AAAAACCTGTCTGGACACAGAGTATGACACCCGTGAAGCTGTTTGCTGTGAGAACCGTCTGCACCCGGGACCAGGGCTGTTATGCTGTGGGAAATTCCCCTTCAACCCAGCAGAGGCCACCTGCTGTAAAGTAGAACAAGGAAATAAAGTAACAG CTCATGTTACACAAGGACTGAGCCAAAGTGTGTCTTCTTGCTGTGGCCTGAAAGCGTATGACTCGCTCAATGAAATCTGCTGCCAGTTGACTGTCTCAGAAAAGCCTGCAGCAAATGCCCAATGCTGCGGTAAAG CTCCTTACGATGAAGACACACAGCTGTGCTGCGGCCCGCAAGATAAGGAGATCATGCTCAGGAAAAATTCCAGTTATCACGTGTGCTGTGGACAGGACCAGTATGACAAGGAGAGAGAGTGCTGCTGTTGGGTAAATGACTCCTTTGACATACAACCCAGTGGCTCCAGTTGCTGCGTGGAGACGTCAG GTCAAGCAGTGCCGGCTCTCTGTGGTGACAAGTCCTACAACACTCTCAACGAACTATGCTGTGGATCAAGTGTAGTAACCAAGACGACACCAGAAACCCAGTGTTGTGGTAAAG gaacatttgaaaaagacaaacagtTGTGTTGTGGACTTGATGAAATCATCCTCGAGAAAATCTCTCATCACCATGAGTGCTGTGGACATGATCAGTACAACACTTTGACTGAGTGCTGCTGTTGGTTGGACGACTCCCTTCAGAAACAACCTATTAACTCTGAATGCTGTAAGGAGGAGCTAG GTTTACTACCGGAG AAACCAGGAACTCAACTTGACTG CACTCAAGCACATGCAGCTCTGAATGGGTCATCATGTTTCAACCTGACTGATTATATCTGTTGCAAGCGACAACAGATTGAGCTGCCTTTGAGCACTGCAG ATCCAGGTAACGCTGCCCCCTCAGTGCCTGGCCCTGATACACATGTCTCCTGTGCTGAGTGGAAGCCCTCATATCAA TGCTGCAGTGGAACACCGTCCAGCTTAGCACAGCATCAGAGCTGTTCGCAGACTTTGTTCACAGACAGAGAGAATGCAGAGAatttttcagacacctgtggTCCTATCCACCCAGCTAAAGGAACTACATGTTGTTCAAGGTTTCATGGTTCACCAGGACAACATTGCTGTGGGACAGAGGTCTACCAGCCTCATAACGAGATCTGTTGCAGTGGACAGAG GCATCGCAGACAAGATAACTGGCACTGCTGTGGAGTTCACTCCTATAACATTATGAACAGGCGGATAAAGTGCTGCGGAGGGACTGTCTACATCCTGGCATCTGACAGGTCTGCAGAAAAAGCTCAATGCTGTGGATCCATCCTCCTGAAACCATCG GATGTTTGCTGCTCAAGTGAACACAAGGAGGTGCTATACTCTGCCAAGACAGGATTCAGATGCTGCGGCCACCTCTATTACAACACATCCCTGTGGTCATgctctgcagagaaaacaaacaaacaaaaacaaggacaGCATGAGCGCAGGTTGATTAAAG ggtGCACCTTTGTATCACTGGTCAACCTGAATGAATACAATCTCTGTGAAGAAA TAAACGTGGGCATCGTGGACAGCGTGTCTCTGCACAGCATTGTGTTCAGCAGTGTGGTGATAATCTCTGGAAGAAATTCTGCTGCGAGGCCTCTCCCCTCCACACACATCATGAGAACACCTGATCACTGCAGCTTCCCTAAACTGATCCCTGGGCAGACCTACTTCTTCAATCACACCGATATCTTCACTGATTTCTACCATGACTCCCTTCTCAAGTCcctccattttattttttctaagtGTCATCATCCTTAA
- the si:ch211-195m9.3 gene encoding uncharacterized protein si:ch211-195m9.3 isoform X2, whose translation MTSLTIVLVWLTCAPIESNQETYGFKKDCHRKTCLDTEYDTREAVCCENRLHPGPGLLCCGKFPFNPAEATCCKVEQGNKVTAPYDEDTQLCCGPQDKEIMLRKNSSYHVCCGQDQYDKERECCCWVNDSFDIQPSGSSCCVETSGQAVPALCGDKSYNTLNELCCGSSVVTKTTPETQCCGKGTFEKDKQLCCGLDEIILEKISHHHECCGHDQYNTLTECCCWLDDSLQKQPINSECCKEELGLLPEKPGTQLDCTQAHAALNGSSCFNLTDYICCKRQQIELPLSTADPGNAAPSVPGPDTHVSCAEWKPSYQCCSGTPSSLAQHQSCSQTLFTDRENAENFSDTCGPIHPAKGTTCCSRFHGSPGQHCCGTEVYQPHNEICCSGQRHRRQDNWHCCGVHSYNIMNRRIKCCGGTVYILASDRSAEKAQCCGSILLKPSDVCCSSEHKEVLYSAKTGFRCCGHLYYNTSLWSCSAEKTNKQKQGQHERRLIKGCTFVSLVNLNEYNLCEEINVGIVDSVSLHSIVFSSVVIISGRNSAARPLPSTHIMRTPDHCSFPKLIPGQTYFFNHTDIFTDFYHDSLLKSLHFIFSKCHHP comes from the exons AATCCAACCAGGAAACCTATGGATTCAAAAAAGACTGTCACAG AAAAACCTGTCTGGACACAGAGTATGACACCCGTGAAGCTGTTTGCTGTGAGAACCGTCTGCACCCGGGACCAGGGCTGTTATGCTGTGGGAAATTCCCCTTCAACCCAGCAGAGGCCACCTGCTGTAAAGTAGAACAAGGAAATAAAGTAACAG CTCCTTACGATGAAGACACACAGCTGTGCTGCGGCCCGCAAGATAAGGAGATCATGCTCAGGAAAAATTCCAGTTATCACGTGTGCTGTGGACAGGACCAGTATGACAAGGAGAGAGAGTGCTGCTGTTGGGTAAATGACTCCTTTGACATACAACCCAGTGGCTCCAGTTGCTGCGTGGAGACGTCAG GTCAAGCAGTGCCGGCTCTCTGTGGTGACAAGTCCTACAACACTCTCAACGAACTATGCTGTGGATCAAGTGTAGTAACCAAGACGACACCAGAAACCCAGTGTTGTGGTAAAG gaacatttgaaaaagacaaacagtTGTGTTGTGGACTTGATGAAATCATCCTCGAGAAAATCTCTCATCACCATGAGTGCTGTGGACATGATCAGTACAACACTTTGACTGAGTGCTGCTGTTGGTTGGACGACTCCCTTCAGAAACAACCTATTAACTCTGAATGCTGTAAGGAGGAGCTAG GTTTACTACCGGAG AAACCAGGAACTCAACTTGACTG CACTCAAGCACATGCAGCTCTGAATGGGTCATCATGTTTCAACCTGACTGATTATATCTGTTGCAAGCGACAACAGATTGAGCTGCCTTTGAGCACTGCAG ATCCAGGTAACGCTGCCCCCTCAGTGCCTGGCCCTGATACACATGTCTCCTGTGCTGAGTGGAAGCCCTCATATCAA TGCTGCAGTGGAACACCGTCCAGCTTAGCACAGCATCAGAGCTGTTCGCAGACTTTGTTCACAGACAGAGAGAATGCAGAGAatttttcagacacctgtggTCCTATCCACCCAGCTAAAGGAACTACATGTTGTTCAAGGTTTCATGGTTCACCAGGACAACATTGCTGTGGGACAGAGGTCTACCAGCCTCATAACGAGATCTGTTGCAGTGGACAGAG GCATCGCAGACAAGATAACTGGCACTGCTGTGGAGTTCACTCCTATAACATTATGAACAGGCGGATAAAGTGCTGCGGAGGGACTGTCTACATCCTGGCATCTGACAGGTCTGCAGAAAAAGCTCAATGCTGTGGATCCATCCTCCTGAAACCATCG GATGTTTGCTGCTCAAGTGAACACAAGGAGGTGCTATACTCTGCCAAGACAGGATTCAGATGCTGCGGCCACCTCTATTACAACACATCCCTGTGGTCATgctctgcagagaaaacaaacaaacaaaaacaaggacaGCATGAGCGCAGGTTGATTAAAG ggtGCACCTTTGTATCACTGGTCAACCTGAATGAATACAATCTCTGTGAAGAAA TAAACGTGGGCATCGTGGACAGCGTGTCTCTGCACAGCATTGTGTTCAGCAGTGTGGTGATAATCTCTGGAAGAAATTCTGCTGCGAGGCCTCTCCCCTCCACACACATCATGAGAACACCTGATCACTGCAGCTTCCCTAAACTGATCCCTGGGCAGACCTACTTCTTCAATCACACCGATATCTTCACTGATTTCTACCATGACTCCCTTCTCAAGTCcctccattttattttttctaagtGTCATCATCCTTAA